From Bos taurus isolate L1 Dominette 01449 registration number 42190680 breed Hereford chromosome 29, ARS-UCD2.0, whole genome shotgun sequence, a single genomic window includes:
- the ACRV1 gene encoding acrosomal protein SP-10 isoform X1, with protein MKNFLLLVSLCFLGSARASAQSDEFLGSMDHQASVQQLSSDYFSLANPLDEALYETSSIDNTLSERGSSETAAAQHASGEPLAVEHASGPTPVDHATAVEHAPGEAAAGEHTLNEHTPGEQLSVEQPIGEQPLGEQSVGEQAVGEQPTNEQVASDKPAGEQSAVEPISAEQVSAESSAEQPSELPPSSTFSGPPLSCHTCSYMNDQGKCLRGEGVCSTQNSQQCMLKKIFEGGKLQFMVQGCENMCPSMNLFSHGTRMQIICCRNQSFCNKI; from the exons ATGAAGAATTTCCTTCTACTAGTGAGTCTGTGTTTCCTTGGATCTGCCAGAG CATCAGCTCAATCTGATGAGTTTCTTGGCTCTATGGATCATCAAGCATCAGTTCAGCAACTCTCAAGTGACTACTTTTCACTTGCAAACCCTTTGGATGAGGCTTTATATGAGACTTCTTCAATCGACAACACTTTGAGTGAGCGTGGCTCAAGTGAGACCGCCGCAGCCCAACACGCTTCCGGTGAGCCCTTGGCAGTTGAACACGCAAGTGGGCCCACTCCAGTTGATCACGCTACTGCGGTTGAGCATGCTCCAGGGGAGGCTGCTGCAGGTGAGCACACTCTGAATGAGCACACTCCCGGTGAACAACTTTCTGTGGAACAACCTATAGGTGAGCAGCCTCTAGGCGAACAGTCTGTCGGTGAACAGGCCGTAGGTGAACAGCCCACAAACGAACAGGTTGCAAGTGATAAACCTGCAGGAGAACAGTCTGCAGTTGAACCGATCTCAGCCGAACAGGTCTCAGCCGAATCATCAGCGGAACAGCCCTCAGAACTCCCACCTTCAAGCACATTCTCAG GCCCACCATTAAGCTGCCACACATGCTCTTATATGAATGACCAAGGGAAATGTCTTCGTGGAGAGGGAGTCTGCTCCACTCAGAATTCCCAGCAGTGCATGTTAAAGAAGATCTTTGAAG GTGGAAAACTTCAATTCATGGTTCAGGGCTGTGAGAACATGTGCCCATCCATGAACCTCTTCTCCCACGGAACCAGGATGCAAATTATATGCTGTCGAAATCAGTCTTTCTGCAACAAGATCTAG
- the ACRV1 gene encoding acrosomal protein SP-10 precursor yields MKNFLLLVSLCFLGSARAASAQSDEFLGSMDHQASVQQLSSDYFSLANPLDEALYETSSIDNTLSERGSSETAAAQHASGEPLAVEHASGPTPVDHATAVEHAPGEAAAGEHTLNEHTPGEQLSVEQPIGEQPLGEQSVGEQAVGEQPTNEQVASDKPAGEQSAVEPISAEQVSAESSAEQPSELPPSSTFSGPPLSCHTCSYMNDQGKCLRGEGVCSTQNSQQCMLKKIFEGGKLQFMVQGCENMCPSMNLFSHGTRMQIICCRNQSFCNKI; encoded by the exons ATGAAGAATTTCCTTCTACTAGTGAGTCTGTGTTTCCTTGGATCTGCCAGAG CAGCATCAGCTCAATCTGATGAGTTTCTTGGCTCTATGGATCATCAAGCATCAGTTCAGCAACTCTCAAGTGACTACTTTTCACTTGCAAACCCTTTGGATGAGGCTTTATATGAGACTTCTTCAATCGACAACACTTTGAGTGAGCGTGGCTCAAGTGAGACCGCCGCAGCCCAACACGCTTCCGGTGAGCCCTTGGCAGTTGAACACGCAAGTGGGCCCACTCCAGTTGATCACGCTACTGCGGTTGAGCATGCTCCAGGGGAGGCTGCTGCAGGTGAGCACACTCTGAATGAGCACACTCCCGGTGAACAACTTTCTGTGGAACAACCTATAGGTGAGCAGCCTCTAGGCGAACAGTCTGTCGGTGAACAGGCCGTAGGTGAACAGCCCACAAACGAACAGGTTGCAAGTGATAAACCTGCAGGAGAACAGTCTGCAGTTGAACCGATCTCAGCCGAACAGGTCTCAGCCGAATCATCAGCGGAACAGCCCTCAGAACTCCCACCTTCAAGCACATTCTCAG GCCCACCATTAAGCTGCCACACATGCTCTTATATGAATGACCAAGGGAAATGTCTTCGTGGAGAGGGAGTCTGCTCCACTCAGAATTCCCAGCAGTGCATGTTAAAGAAGATCTTTGAAG GTGGAAAACTTCAATTCATGGTTCAGGGCTGTGAGAACATGTGCCCATCCATGAACCTCTTCTCCCACGGAACCAGGATGCAAATTATATGCTGTCGAAATCAGTCTTTCTGCAACAAGATCTAG